One Suricata suricatta isolate VVHF042 chromosome X, meerkat_22Aug2017_6uvM2_HiC, whole genome shotgun sequence genomic region harbors:
- the RBM10 gene encoding RNA-binding protein 10 isoform X2 → MSGSPPLTARAEKVSVVAGRGGGESLQDASPRLADHGGSSGGGWEVKRSQRLRRGPSSPRRPYQDMEYERRGGRGDRTGRYGATDRSQDDGGENRSRDHDYRDMDYRSYPRECGSQEGKHDYDDSSEEQSAEDSYEASPGSETQRRRRRRHRHSPTGPPGFPRDGDYRDQDYRTEQGEEEEEDEEEEEEEKASNIVMLRMLPQAATEDDIRGQLQSHGVQAREVRLMRNKSSGQSRGFAFVEFSHLQDATRWMEANQHSLSILGQKVSMHYSDPKPKINEDWLCNKCGVQNFKRREKCFKCGVPKSEAEQKLPLGARLDQQTLPLGGRELSQGLLPLPQPYQAQGVLASQALSQGSEPSSENANDTIILRNLNPHSTMDSILGALAPYAVLSSSNVRVIKDKQTQLNRGFAFIQLSTIEAAQLLQILQALHPPLTIDGKTINVEFAKGSKRDMASNEGSRINAASVASTAIAAAQWAISQASQGGEGAWATPEEPPVDYSYYQQDEGYGGSQGTESSLYAHGYLKGTKGPGITGTKGDPAGAGPEASLEPGTDSVSLQAFSRAQSGAAPGIYQQSAEASGSQGAAANSQSYTIISPAVLKSELQSPTHPSSALPPATSPTAQESYNQYPVPDVSTYQYDETSGYYYDPQTGLYYDPNSQYYYNAQSQQYLYWDGERRTYIPALEQSADGHKETGAPSKEGKEKKEKHKTKTAQQIAKDMERWARSLNKQKENFKNSFQPISSLRDDERRESATADAGYAILEKKGALAERQHTSMDLPKLASDDRPSPPRGLVAAYSGESDSEEEQERGGPEREEKLTDWQKLACLLCRRQFPSKEALIRHQQLSGLHKQNLEIHRRAHLSENELEALEKNDMEQMKYRDRAAERREKYGIPEPPEPKRRKYGGMSAASVDFEQPTRDGLGSDNIGSRMLQAMGWKEGSGLGRKKQGIVTPIEAQTRVRGSGLGARGSSYGVTSTESYKETLHKTMVTRFNEAQ, encoded by the exons ATGTCCGGGAGCCCTCCCTTGACAGCCCGGGCCGAGAAGGTGAGCGTCGTCGCTGGTCGTGGGGGCGGAG AGTCCCTGCAGGACGCATCACCCAGGCTGGCAGATCATGGTGGCAGCAGCGGGGGTGGCTGGGAAGTGAAACGGAGCCAGCGGCTGAGGAGGGGCCCCAGCAGCCCCCGCAGGCCCTATCAGGACATGGAGTATGAAAGACG AGGCGGTCGCGGGGACAGGACTGGACGCTATGGAGCCACCGACCGTTCGCAGGATGACGGGGGGGAGAACCGAAGCCGAGACCATGACTACCGGGACATGGACTACCGCTCGTACCCTCGTGAGTGCGGTAGTCAGGAGGGCAAGCACGACTATGACGACTCATCCGAGGAGCAGAGCGCAGAG GATTCCTACGAGGCCTCCCCGGGCTCTGAGACTCAGCgtaggcggcggcggcggcacaGGCACAGCCCCACTGGCCCGCCAGGCTTCCCCCGAGACGGCGACTATCGGGACCAGGACTATCGGACCgagcaaggggaggaggaggaggaggatgaggaggaggaggaggaggagaaggccaGTAACATCGTCATGCTGAGGATGCTGCCACAGGCAGCCACTGAGGATGAC ATCCGGGGCCAGCTGCAGTCCCAtggagtgcaagcaagggaggtcCGGCTGATGCGGAACAAATCCTCAG GTCAGAGCCGGGGCTTCGCCTTCGTCGAGTTTAGTCACTTGCAGGACGCTACACGATGGATGGAAGCCAATCAG CACTCCCTCAGCATCCTGGGCCAGAAGGTGTCCATGCACTACAGCGACCCCAAGCCCAAGATCAATGAGGACTGGCTGTGTAATAAG TGTGGCGTCCAGAACTTCAAACGCCGAGAGAAGTGCTTCAAATGTGGCGTGCCCAAGTCAG AGGCGGAGCAGAAGCTGCCCCTGGGTGCAAGGCTGGATCAGCAGACGCTGCCGCTTGGTGGACGGGAGCTCAGCCAGGGCCTGCTCCCCTTGCCTCAGCCTTACCAGGCCCAGGGAGTGCTGGCCTCCCAAGCCCTGTCACAGGGCTCGGAGCCAAGCTCGGAGAACGCCAATGACA CCATCATATTGCGCAACCTGAACCCACACAGCACCATGGACTCCATCCTGGGGGCCCTGGCACCCTATGCGGTGCTGTCCTCCTCCAACGTACGCGTCATCAAGGACAAGCAAACCCAACTGAACCGTGGCTTCGCCTTCATCCAGCTCTCCACCATC GAAGCAGCCCAACTACTGCAGATCCTACAGGCCCTGCACCCGCCACTCACCATCGACGGCAAGACCATCAATGTTGAGTTCGCCAAGGGTTCTAAGAG GGACATGGCCTCCAATGAAGGCAGCCGCATCAATGCTGCCTCTGTGGCCAGCACTGCCATTGCTGCGGCCCAGTGGGCCATCTCACAG gcctcccagggtggggagggtgcCTGGGCCACCCCCGAGGAGCCACCGGTCGACTACAGCTACTACCAACAGGATGAGGGCTATGGCGGCAGCCAGGGCACAGAGTCCTCCCTCTATGCTCATGGCTACCTCAAGGGCACCAAGGGCCCCGGCATCACAGGAACCAAAGGGGACCCAGCTGGAGCAG GTCCCGAGGCCTCCCTGGAGCCTGGGACAGACTCTGTGTCCCTGCAGGCTTTCTCCCGCGCCCAGTCCGGTGCTGCACCTGGCATCTACCAGCAATCAGCTGAGGCGAGTGGCAGCCAGGGCGCTGCTGCCAACAGCCAG TCATACACCATCATATCACCCGCTGTGCTCAAATCTGAGCTCCAGAGCCCTacccaccccagctctgccctgccaCCAGCCACCAGCCCAACTGCCCAGGAGTCTTACAACCAGTACC CTGTTCCTGACGTTTCTACCTACCAGTACGACGAGACATCTGGCTACTACTATGACCCGCAGACCGGCCTCTACTATGACCCCAACTCCCAG tatTATTACAATGCTCAGAGCCAACAGTACCTATACTGGGACGGGGAGAGGCGGACCTACATCCCTGCCCTGGAACAGTCGGCTGATGGGCATAAGGAGACAGGGGCCCCCTCAAAAGAGGgtaaagagaagaaggagaagcacAAGACCAAGACAGCCCAACAG ATTGCCAAGGACATGGAGCGCTGGGCCCGCAGCCTcaacaagcaaaaagaaaacttcaaaaacagTTTCCAGCCCATCAGCTCCCTGCGAGACGATGAAAGGCGGGAATCAGCCACTGCAGATGCTGGCTACGCCATCCTTGAGAAGAAG GGAGCGCTAGCTGAGAGACAGCACACCAGCATGGACCTCCCAAAACTGGCCAGCGATGACCGCCCA AGCCCGCCTCGGGGCCTTGTGGCAGCCTATAGCGGGGAGAGTGACAGCGAGGAGGAGCAGGAGCGCGGGGGTCCGGAGCGGGAGGAGAAGCTCACGGACTGGCAGAAGCTGGCCTGTCTGCTCTGCCGGCGCCAGTTCCCCAGCAAGGAAGCACTCATCCGCCACCAGCAGCTCTCCGGGCTACACAAG CAAAACCTTGAGATTCACCGGCGAGCACACCTGTCGGAAAATGAGCTGGAAGCGCTGGAGAAGAACGACATGGAG CAAATGAAGTACCGGGACCGTGCAGCTGAGCGCAGAGAGAAGTACGGCATCCCTGAGCCACCGGAGCCCAAGCGGAGGAAGTACGGCGGCATGTCGGCAGCTTCCGT GGACTTTGAGCAGCCCACGCGGGATGGGCTGGGCAGTGACAACATTGGGAGTCGAATGCTCCAGGCCATGGGCTGGAAAGAGGGCAGTGGCCTGGGTCGGAAGAAGCAGGGCATTGTGACCCCCATTGAG GCCCAGACGCGGGTGCGGGGCTCTGGCTTGGGTGCCCGAGGCAGCTCCTACGGGGTCACCTCAACCGAGTCCTACAAGGAGACACTGCACAAGACAATGGTGACCCGCTTCAACGAGGCCCAGTGA
- the RBM10 gene encoding RNA-binding protein 10 isoform X1 has protein sequence MSGSPPLTARAEKVSVVAGRGGGESLQDASPRLADHGGSSGGGWEVKRSQRLRRGPSSPRRPYQDMEYERRGGRGDRTGRYGATDRSQDDGGENRSRDHDYRDMDYRSYPRECGSQEGKHDYDDSSEEQSAEDSYEASPGSETQRRRRRRHRHSPTGPPGFPRDGDYRDQDYRTEQGEEEEEDEEEEEEEKASNIVMLRMLPQAATEDDIRGQLQSHGVQAREVRLMRNKSSGQSRGFAFVEFSHLQDATRWMEANQHSLSILGQKVSMHYSDPKPKINEDWLCNKCGVQNFKRREKCFKCGVPKSEAEQKLPLGARLDQQTLPLGGRELSQGLLPLPQPYQAQGVLASQALSQGSEPSSENANDTIILRNLNPHSTMDSILGALAPYAVLSSSNVRVIKDKQTQLNRGFAFIQLSTIVEAAQLLQILQALHPPLTIDGKTINVEFAKGSKRDMASNEGSRINAASVASTAIAAAQWAISQASQGGEGAWATPEEPPVDYSYYQQDEGYGGSQGTESSLYAHGYLKGTKGPGITGTKGDPAGAGPEASLEPGTDSVSLQAFSRAQSGAAPGIYQQSAEASGSQGAAANSQSYTIISPAVLKSELQSPTHPSSALPPATSPTAQESYNQYPVPDVSTYQYDETSGYYYDPQTGLYYDPNSQYYYNAQSQQYLYWDGERRTYIPALEQSADGHKETGAPSKEGKEKKEKHKTKTAQQIAKDMERWARSLNKQKENFKNSFQPISSLRDDERRESATADAGYAILEKKGALAERQHTSMDLPKLASDDRPSPPRGLVAAYSGESDSEEEQERGGPEREEKLTDWQKLACLLCRRQFPSKEALIRHQQLSGLHKQNLEIHRRAHLSENELEALEKNDMEQMKYRDRAAERREKYGIPEPPEPKRRKYGGMSAASVDFEQPTRDGLGSDNIGSRMLQAMGWKEGSGLGRKKQGIVTPIEAQTRVRGSGLGARGSSYGVTSTESYKETLHKTMVTRFNEAQ, from the exons ATGTCCGGGAGCCCTCCCTTGACAGCCCGGGCCGAGAAGGTGAGCGTCGTCGCTGGTCGTGGGGGCGGAG AGTCCCTGCAGGACGCATCACCCAGGCTGGCAGATCATGGTGGCAGCAGCGGGGGTGGCTGGGAAGTGAAACGGAGCCAGCGGCTGAGGAGGGGCCCCAGCAGCCCCCGCAGGCCCTATCAGGACATGGAGTATGAAAGACG AGGCGGTCGCGGGGACAGGACTGGACGCTATGGAGCCACCGACCGTTCGCAGGATGACGGGGGGGAGAACCGAAGCCGAGACCATGACTACCGGGACATGGACTACCGCTCGTACCCTCGTGAGTGCGGTAGTCAGGAGGGCAAGCACGACTATGACGACTCATCCGAGGAGCAGAGCGCAGAG GATTCCTACGAGGCCTCCCCGGGCTCTGAGACTCAGCgtaggcggcggcggcggcacaGGCACAGCCCCACTGGCCCGCCAGGCTTCCCCCGAGACGGCGACTATCGGGACCAGGACTATCGGACCgagcaaggggaggaggaggaggaggatgaggaggaggaggaggaggagaaggccaGTAACATCGTCATGCTGAGGATGCTGCCACAGGCAGCCACTGAGGATGAC ATCCGGGGCCAGCTGCAGTCCCAtggagtgcaagcaagggaggtcCGGCTGATGCGGAACAAATCCTCAG GTCAGAGCCGGGGCTTCGCCTTCGTCGAGTTTAGTCACTTGCAGGACGCTACACGATGGATGGAAGCCAATCAG CACTCCCTCAGCATCCTGGGCCAGAAGGTGTCCATGCACTACAGCGACCCCAAGCCCAAGATCAATGAGGACTGGCTGTGTAATAAG TGTGGCGTCCAGAACTTCAAACGCCGAGAGAAGTGCTTCAAATGTGGCGTGCCCAAGTCAG AGGCGGAGCAGAAGCTGCCCCTGGGTGCAAGGCTGGATCAGCAGACGCTGCCGCTTGGTGGACGGGAGCTCAGCCAGGGCCTGCTCCCCTTGCCTCAGCCTTACCAGGCCCAGGGAGTGCTGGCCTCCCAAGCCCTGTCACAGGGCTCGGAGCCAAGCTCGGAGAACGCCAATGACA CCATCATATTGCGCAACCTGAACCCACACAGCACCATGGACTCCATCCTGGGGGCCCTGGCACCCTATGCGGTGCTGTCCTCCTCCAACGTACGCGTCATCAAGGACAAGCAAACCCAACTGAACCGTGGCTTCGCCTTCATCCAGCTCTCCACCATCGTG GAAGCAGCCCAACTACTGCAGATCCTACAGGCCCTGCACCCGCCACTCACCATCGACGGCAAGACCATCAATGTTGAGTTCGCCAAGGGTTCTAAGAG GGACATGGCCTCCAATGAAGGCAGCCGCATCAATGCTGCCTCTGTGGCCAGCACTGCCATTGCTGCGGCCCAGTGGGCCATCTCACAG gcctcccagggtggggagggtgcCTGGGCCACCCCCGAGGAGCCACCGGTCGACTACAGCTACTACCAACAGGATGAGGGCTATGGCGGCAGCCAGGGCACAGAGTCCTCCCTCTATGCTCATGGCTACCTCAAGGGCACCAAGGGCCCCGGCATCACAGGAACCAAAGGGGACCCAGCTGGAGCAG GTCCCGAGGCCTCCCTGGAGCCTGGGACAGACTCTGTGTCCCTGCAGGCTTTCTCCCGCGCCCAGTCCGGTGCTGCACCTGGCATCTACCAGCAATCAGCTGAGGCGAGTGGCAGCCAGGGCGCTGCTGCCAACAGCCAG TCATACACCATCATATCACCCGCTGTGCTCAAATCTGAGCTCCAGAGCCCTacccaccccagctctgccctgccaCCAGCCACCAGCCCAACTGCCCAGGAGTCTTACAACCAGTACC CTGTTCCTGACGTTTCTACCTACCAGTACGACGAGACATCTGGCTACTACTATGACCCGCAGACCGGCCTCTACTATGACCCCAACTCCCAG tatTATTACAATGCTCAGAGCCAACAGTACCTATACTGGGACGGGGAGAGGCGGACCTACATCCCTGCCCTGGAACAGTCGGCTGATGGGCATAAGGAGACAGGGGCCCCCTCAAAAGAGGgtaaagagaagaaggagaagcacAAGACCAAGACAGCCCAACAG ATTGCCAAGGACATGGAGCGCTGGGCCCGCAGCCTcaacaagcaaaaagaaaacttcaaaaacagTTTCCAGCCCATCAGCTCCCTGCGAGACGATGAAAGGCGGGAATCAGCCACTGCAGATGCTGGCTACGCCATCCTTGAGAAGAAG GGAGCGCTAGCTGAGAGACAGCACACCAGCATGGACCTCCCAAAACTGGCCAGCGATGACCGCCCA AGCCCGCCTCGGGGCCTTGTGGCAGCCTATAGCGGGGAGAGTGACAGCGAGGAGGAGCAGGAGCGCGGGGGTCCGGAGCGGGAGGAGAAGCTCACGGACTGGCAGAAGCTGGCCTGTCTGCTCTGCCGGCGCCAGTTCCCCAGCAAGGAAGCACTCATCCGCCACCAGCAGCTCTCCGGGCTACACAAG CAAAACCTTGAGATTCACCGGCGAGCACACCTGTCGGAAAATGAGCTGGAAGCGCTGGAGAAGAACGACATGGAG CAAATGAAGTACCGGGACCGTGCAGCTGAGCGCAGAGAGAAGTACGGCATCCCTGAGCCACCGGAGCCCAAGCGGAGGAAGTACGGCGGCATGTCGGCAGCTTCCGT GGACTTTGAGCAGCCCACGCGGGATGGGCTGGGCAGTGACAACATTGGGAGTCGAATGCTCCAGGCCATGGGCTGGAAAGAGGGCAGTGGCCTGGGTCGGAAGAAGCAGGGCATTGTGACCCCCATTGAG GCCCAGACGCGGGTGCGGGGCTCTGGCTTGGGTGCCCGAGGCAGCTCCTACGGGGTCACCTCAACCGAGTCCTACAAGGAGACACTGCACAAGACAATGGTGACCCGCTTCAACGAGGCCCAGTGA
- the RBM10 gene encoding RNA-binding protein 10 isoform X4 translates to MSGSPPLTARAEKVSVVAGRGGGESLQDASPRLADHGGSSGGGWEVKRSQRLRRGPSSPRRPYQDMEYERRGGRGDRTGRYGATDRSQDDGGENRSRDHDYRDMDYRSYPRECGSQEGKHDYDDSSEEQSAEIRGQLQSHGVQAREVRLMRNKSSGQSRGFAFVEFSHLQDATRWMEANQHSLSILGQKVSMHYSDPKPKINEDWLCNKCGVQNFKRREKCFKCGVPKSEAEQKLPLGARLDQQTLPLGGRELSQGLLPLPQPYQAQGVLASQALSQGSEPSSENANDTIILRNLNPHSTMDSILGALAPYAVLSSSNVRVIKDKQTQLNRGFAFIQLSTIVEAAQLLQILQALHPPLTIDGKTINVEFAKGSKRDMASNEGSRINAASVASTAIAAAQWAISQASQGGEGAWATPEEPPVDYSYYQQDEGYGGSQGTESSLYAHGYLKGTKGPGITGTKGDPAGAGPEASLEPGTDSVSLQAFSRAQSGAAPGIYQQSAEASGSQGAAANSQSYTIISPAVLKSELQSPTHPSSALPPATSPTAQESYNQYPVPDVSTYQYDETSGYYYDPQTGLYYDPNSQYYYNAQSQQYLYWDGERRTYIPALEQSADGHKETGAPSKEGKEKKEKHKTKTAQQIAKDMERWARSLNKQKENFKNSFQPISSLRDDERRESATADAGYAILEKKGALAERQHTSMDLPKLASDDRPSPPRGLVAAYSGESDSEEEQERGGPEREEKLTDWQKLACLLCRRQFPSKEALIRHQQLSGLHKQNLEIHRRAHLSENELEALEKNDMEQMKYRDRAAERREKYGIPEPPEPKRRKYGGMSAASVDFEQPTRDGLGSDNIGSRMLQAMGWKEGSGLGRKKQGIVTPIEAQTRVRGSGLGARGSSYGVTSTESYKETLHKTMVTRFNEAQ, encoded by the exons ATGTCCGGGAGCCCTCCCTTGACAGCCCGGGCCGAGAAGGTGAGCGTCGTCGCTGGTCGTGGGGGCGGAG AGTCCCTGCAGGACGCATCACCCAGGCTGGCAGATCATGGTGGCAGCAGCGGGGGTGGCTGGGAAGTGAAACGGAGCCAGCGGCTGAGGAGGGGCCCCAGCAGCCCCCGCAGGCCCTATCAGGACATGGAGTATGAAAGACG AGGCGGTCGCGGGGACAGGACTGGACGCTATGGAGCCACCGACCGTTCGCAGGATGACGGGGGGGAGAACCGAAGCCGAGACCATGACTACCGGGACATGGACTACCGCTCGTACCCTCGTGAGTGCGGTAGTCAGGAGGGCAAGCACGACTATGACGACTCATCCGAGGAGCAGAGCGCAGAG ATCCGGGGCCAGCTGCAGTCCCAtggagtgcaagcaagggaggtcCGGCTGATGCGGAACAAATCCTCAG GTCAGAGCCGGGGCTTCGCCTTCGTCGAGTTTAGTCACTTGCAGGACGCTACACGATGGATGGAAGCCAATCAG CACTCCCTCAGCATCCTGGGCCAGAAGGTGTCCATGCACTACAGCGACCCCAAGCCCAAGATCAATGAGGACTGGCTGTGTAATAAG TGTGGCGTCCAGAACTTCAAACGCCGAGAGAAGTGCTTCAAATGTGGCGTGCCCAAGTCAG AGGCGGAGCAGAAGCTGCCCCTGGGTGCAAGGCTGGATCAGCAGACGCTGCCGCTTGGTGGACGGGAGCTCAGCCAGGGCCTGCTCCCCTTGCCTCAGCCTTACCAGGCCCAGGGAGTGCTGGCCTCCCAAGCCCTGTCACAGGGCTCGGAGCCAAGCTCGGAGAACGCCAATGACA CCATCATATTGCGCAACCTGAACCCACACAGCACCATGGACTCCATCCTGGGGGCCCTGGCACCCTATGCGGTGCTGTCCTCCTCCAACGTACGCGTCATCAAGGACAAGCAAACCCAACTGAACCGTGGCTTCGCCTTCATCCAGCTCTCCACCATCGTG GAAGCAGCCCAACTACTGCAGATCCTACAGGCCCTGCACCCGCCACTCACCATCGACGGCAAGACCATCAATGTTGAGTTCGCCAAGGGTTCTAAGAG GGACATGGCCTCCAATGAAGGCAGCCGCATCAATGCTGCCTCTGTGGCCAGCACTGCCATTGCTGCGGCCCAGTGGGCCATCTCACAG gcctcccagggtggggagggtgcCTGGGCCACCCCCGAGGAGCCACCGGTCGACTACAGCTACTACCAACAGGATGAGGGCTATGGCGGCAGCCAGGGCACAGAGTCCTCCCTCTATGCTCATGGCTACCTCAAGGGCACCAAGGGCCCCGGCATCACAGGAACCAAAGGGGACCCAGCTGGAGCAG GTCCCGAGGCCTCCCTGGAGCCTGGGACAGACTCTGTGTCCCTGCAGGCTTTCTCCCGCGCCCAGTCCGGTGCTGCACCTGGCATCTACCAGCAATCAGCTGAGGCGAGTGGCAGCCAGGGCGCTGCTGCCAACAGCCAG TCATACACCATCATATCACCCGCTGTGCTCAAATCTGAGCTCCAGAGCCCTacccaccccagctctgccctgccaCCAGCCACCAGCCCAACTGCCCAGGAGTCTTACAACCAGTACC CTGTTCCTGACGTTTCTACCTACCAGTACGACGAGACATCTGGCTACTACTATGACCCGCAGACCGGCCTCTACTATGACCCCAACTCCCAG tatTATTACAATGCTCAGAGCCAACAGTACCTATACTGGGACGGGGAGAGGCGGACCTACATCCCTGCCCTGGAACAGTCGGCTGATGGGCATAAGGAGACAGGGGCCCCCTCAAAAGAGGgtaaagagaagaaggagaagcacAAGACCAAGACAGCCCAACAG ATTGCCAAGGACATGGAGCGCTGGGCCCGCAGCCTcaacaagcaaaaagaaaacttcaaaaacagTTTCCAGCCCATCAGCTCCCTGCGAGACGATGAAAGGCGGGAATCAGCCACTGCAGATGCTGGCTACGCCATCCTTGAGAAGAAG GGAGCGCTAGCTGAGAGACAGCACACCAGCATGGACCTCCCAAAACTGGCCAGCGATGACCGCCCA AGCCCGCCTCGGGGCCTTGTGGCAGCCTATAGCGGGGAGAGTGACAGCGAGGAGGAGCAGGAGCGCGGGGGTCCGGAGCGGGAGGAGAAGCTCACGGACTGGCAGAAGCTGGCCTGTCTGCTCTGCCGGCGCCAGTTCCCCAGCAAGGAAGCACTCATCCGCCACCAGCAGCTCTCCGGGCTACACAAG CAAAACCTTGAGATTCACCGGCGAGCACACCTGTCGGAAAATGAGCTGGAAGCGCTGGAGAAGAACGACATGGAG CAAATGAAGTACCGGGACCGTGCAGCTGAGCGCAGAGAGAAGTACGGCATCCCTGAGCCACCGGAGCCCAAGCGGAGGAAGTACGGCGGCATGTCGGCAGCTTCCGT GGACTTTGAGCAGCCCACGCGGGATGGGCTGGGCAGTGACAACATTGGGAGTCGAATGCTCCAGGCCATGGGCTGGAAAGAGGGCAGTGGCCTGGGTCGGAAGAAGCAGGGCATTGTGACCCCCATTGAG GCCCAGACGCGGGTGCGGGGCTCTGGCTTGGGTGCCCGAGGCAGCTCCTACGGGGTCACCTCAACCGAGTCCTACAAGGAGACACTGCACAAGACAATGGTGACCCGCTTCAACGAGGCCCAGTGA